The Ensifer adhaerens genome contains a region encoding:
- a CDS encoding ABC transporter substrate-binding protein — MKQLLPMVLGLASATFISLAGGGLVHAADEKLAAALPDAVRDTGKLNVTISLAYPPMEYSDAGSTELKGFDIDLAKAIAERLGLTAEFQNVEFPQLIPQVVTGRSDLIMTAFSDKVERQTQLDFIDYFKTGNVFYTTADHQGEIKTEADLCGKTVAVATGTSWVTWAENLGKSICPADKLITVIQIPTQAEHIMQIRQGRAQASVIGLEGLLDLMKQEPNKFYQIGEVGEINHYGIAFAKANGQLRDAVKGALDAMKADGTYAQILDRYGLKQAGVEEFKINGATK; from the coding sequence ATGAAACAACTGCTGCCAATGGTTCTGGGGCTCGCCTCCGCCACCTTTATCAGCCTTGCTGGCGGTGGCCTTGTGCACGCCGCCGACGAGAAGCTCGCGGCCGCTCTGCCGGACGCCGTGCGCGATACCGGCAAGCTGAACGTGACGATCAGCCTTGCCTATCCGCCAATGGAATACAGCGACGCCGGTTCTACCGAACTGAAGGGCTTCGACATCGATCTGGCCAAGGCGATCGCCGAGCGGCTCGGCTTGACCGCGGAGTTCCAGAACGTCGAGTTCCCGCAATTGATCCCGCAGGTCGTCACCGGCCGCTCCGATCTGATCATGACCGCCTTCTCCGACAAGGTGGAGCGCCAGACGCAGCTCGACTTCATCGACTACTTCAAGACCGGCAACGTCTTTTATACGACCGCCGATCACCAGGGCGAGATCAAGACCGAGGCCGACCTCTGCGGCAAGACCGTGGCGGTTGCGACCGGAACGAGCTGGGTCACCTGGGCAGAAAACCTCGGCAAGTCCATCTGCCCTGCCGACAAGCTGATCACCGTCATCCAGATCCCGACCCAGGCCGAACACATCATGCAGATCCGCCAGGGCCGCGCCCAGGCCTCAGTGATCGGCCTTGAAGGACTTCTCGACCTGATGAAGCAGGAGCCGAACAAGTTCTACCAGATCGGCGAGGTCGGCGAGATCAATCACTACGGCATCGCCTTCGCCAAGGCGAACGGGCAGCTGCGCGACGCGGTCAAGGGTGCCCTCGATGCGATGAAGGCTGACGGCACTTATGCACAGATCCTCGATCGCTACGGCTTGAAACAGGCTGGTGTCGAAGAGTTCAAGATAAACGGAGCCACGAAGTAA
- a CDS encoding amino acid ABC transporter ATP-binding protein: protein MSLAVKAVGIRKSFGSHEVLKGLDLEVAYGEVLCILGPSGSGKSTFLRCINHLETPNGGYVWVDGAIMGYELNRGALQELPVKRLRAQQSQLGMVFQHFNLFAHRTVLGNVIEGPMVVRGLSRTEAEASAMGLLEQVGMAAKASSYPSQLSGGQKQRVAIARALAMEPRVMLFDEPTSALDPELVGEVLEVMRSLARGGTTMIVVTHEIGFAREVADRVVVMIDGEIREMGVPAQVLSNPGDARVRSFLSRVLG, encoded by the coding sequence ATGAGCCTCGCAGTCAAGGCGGTCGGTATCCGCAAGAGTTTTGGCAGCCACGAGGTCCTGAAGGGTCTCGATCTGGAAGTTGCCTATGGCGAGGTGCTGTGCATTCTCGGACCCTCCGGCAGCGGCAAGAGCACCTTCCTGCGCTGCATCAACCATCTGGAAACGCCGAATGGCGGTTACGTCTGGGTCGATGGCGCGATCATGGGCTACGAGCTCAACCGCGGCGCGCTTCAGGAATTGCCGGTCAAGCGGCTGCGCGCCCAGCAGAGCCAGCTCGGCATGGTGTTCCAGCACTTCAATCTCTTTGCCCACCGCACCGTACTCGGCAATGTCATCGAAGGGCCGATGGTGGTGCGCGGCCTGAGCCGCACTGAGGCTGAGGCCAGTGCCATGGGCCTGCTGGAGCAGGTTGGCATGGCGGCCAAGGCGTCGAGCTATCCGTCGCAGCTTTCCGGCGGCCAGAAGCAGCGCGTGGCGATTGCCCGCGCGCTCGCCATGGAGCCGCGCGTCATGCTCTTCGACGAGCCGACCAGCGCGCTCGACCCGGAGCTTGTGGGCGAAGTGCTGGAAGTCATGCGCAGCCTCGCGCGTGGCGGCACGACGATGATCGTCGTGACACATGAGATCGGCTTTGCCCGCGAGGTCGCCGACCGTGTTGTGGTGATGATCGACGGCGAAATCCGCGAAATGGGCGTACCCGCGCAAGTTCTGAGCAACCCCGGCGACGCGCGCGTGCGGAGTTTCCTCAGCCGTGTGCTGGGCTGA
- a CDS encoding ureidoglycolate lyase, with product MSTADTVLARPVTAENFSRYGRLYDLTGDADPKAIWTVGDGWRDGFTRTPLIDGHGHLGVTRGGSAPWNCSAMERHPLTEEAIFCLAQPVVLAVAPASDADAPHRDDIEAFVVGPGQAVVMNRNVWHDACRGVSGPTPYYWMAVCGLGESPWVPVAGGPKRVQAAQSEGPVA from the coding sequence GTGAGCACCGCTGACACTGTTTTGGCTCGGCCAGTGACGGCCGAGAATTTTTCACGGTACGGCAGGCTCTACGACCTGACCGGCGACGCCGACCCCAAGGCGATCTGGACCGTCGGCGATGGCTGGCGCGATGGCTTCACGAGAACGCCGTTGATCGATGGCCACGGCCATCTCGGCGTCACCCGTGGCGGAAGCGCGCCCTGGAATTGCAGTGCGATGGAGCGGCACCCGCTGACCGAGGAGGCAATCTTCTGTCTCGCCCAACCCGTTGTTCTCGCGGTCGCGCCGGCCTCGGATGCCGACGCGCCGCATCGTGATGATATCGAAGCCTTCGTGGTCGGGCCCGGACAGGCCGTGGTGATGAACCGTAATGTCTGGCACGATGCCTGCCGGGGCGTCTCCGGTCCAACACCCTATTACTGGATGGCCGTTTGCGGCCTCGGCGAGAGCCCTTGGGTTCCGGTTGCCGGTGGTCCGAAGCGGGTGCAAGCCGCTCAAAGCGAAGGACCGGTGGCATGA
- a CDS encoding carbohydrate kinase family protein: MTSFFIGDVALDEYYTADRWPGRADKGMVKELPAEAGGSIANAAVVHAGLGGKTQFISLLNDSPLSQRLIADLKENGVGVDHMLIDPAIPESRNLIFLVDGEHVVLTVEMGEQPMWLAPAALDELRQPGFLYTTLYRVRRLHARTDQGVVKQANLLADLRQHGRRVIFDLDVGGCTLEDMPYLTGAAVVIFNQVGFRAAFGHDEIMMIGDWMQQHEIDWVVRTLAAEGAEARNGDTILRVPGFPVDVVDVTGAGDTFGGTLTWCLSQGHTIEEALDFSVAAASRSVTIHGPRAGKATPEEMHRWLKDEGRSRSR; encoded by the coding sequence ATGACAAGCTTCTTCATCGGCGACGTCGCGCTCGACGAGTATTACACCGCCGATCGCTGGCCGGGCCGGGCCGACAAGGGGATGGTCAAGGAGCTTCCAGCCGAAGCGGGCGGTTCCATCGCGAACGCCGCAGTCGTACATGCGGGGCTCGGCGGCAAGACACAGTTCATCTCGCTCCTCAACGACAGTCCCCTGTCGCAACGATTGATTGCCGATTTGAAGGAAAACGGCGTCGGCGTCGATCACATGCTGATCGATCCCGCCATTCCGGAATCGCGCAATCTCATCTTCCTCGTTGACGGCGAACATGTCGTTCTGACGGTCGAGATGGGCGAGCAGCCGATGTGGCTTGCCCCTGCTGCTCTCGATGAGCTGCGTCAACCAGGCTTTCTCTACACCACGCTATACCGTGTCCGTCGTCTCCATGCGCGAACGGATCAAGGCGTCGTCAAGCAGGCCAACCTTCTTGCCGATCTGCGCCAGCACGGCCGCCGCGTGATCTTCGATCTCGACGTCGGCGGCTGCACGCTGGAGGATATGCCGTATCTGACCGGTGCTGCGGTCGTTATCTTCAACCAGGTCGGCTTCCGTGCAGCTTTCGGCCACGACGAAATCATGATGATCGGCGACTGGATGCAGCAGCACGAGATCGACTGGGTCGTGCGCACCCTCGCCGCAGAGGGCGCCGAGGCCCGCAATGGCGACACGATCCTCCGCGTACCTGGGTTCCCGGTCGACGTCGTTGACGTCACCGGCGCCGGCGATACCTTCGGCGGCACGTTGACGTGGTGCCTGTCGCAAGGCCATACGATCGAAGAAGCACTGGACTTCTCCGTCGCGGCCGCCTCCCGCTCCGTCACCATTCACGGCCCACGGGCCGGCAAGGCAACCCCCGAAGAGATGCACCGCTGGCTCAAGGACGAGGGTCGGTCAAGGTCTCGGTGA
- a CDS encoding amino acid ABC transporter permease, whose product MHQSQSNPTPALSLTDLPGPDVAIRRLNHPGRWISGGLVILLLAVIGRAFAVGQIQWTVVGEFLTAGVIITGFGWTLLISACALVLGVLLGFAFGIMRLSENPILRFAAWLYVWVFRGTPVLLQLLIWFNIALVFPRLYIPGLIDARMVDVVTPFVAAVLGLGVNEGSYLTEVVRGGISSVDKGQKEAAHTLGMTPGQTMRRIILPQTLRLILPVLGNSAIGMLKFSSLAATIAMGEMLNAAQRIYFINGAVIELLFVCAVWYLAGTTVLSIGQYYLERHFGRDAVTATSERRWFKGWARRPATTGAA is encoded by the coding sequence ATGCACCAGTCTCAGTCAAATCCAACGCCCGCGCTGTCGCTGACGGATCTTCCCGGTCCGGATGTCGCCATTCGCCGGCTGAACCACCCCGGACGCTGGATCAGCGGCGGTCTCGTCATCCTGCTGTTGGCCGTGATCGGACGTGCCTTTGCCGTCGGGCAAATCCAGTGGACGGTGGTCGGCGAGTTCCTGACCGCCGGCGTCATCATCACCGGCTTCGGCTGGACGCTTCTGATTTCGGCCTGCGCGCTGGTGCTCGGTGTCCTGCTCGGTTTCGCCTTCGGCATCATGCGGCTTTCGGAAAACCCGATCCTGCGCTTTGCCGCATGGCTATACGTCTGGGTTTTCCGCGGCACGCCGGTGCTGCTGCAGCTTCTCATCTGGTTCAACATCGCTCTGGTTTTCCCGCGCCTCTATATCCCCGGCCTCATTGATGCCCGCATGGTCGATGTGGTGACGCCCTTCGTCGCTGCCGTTCTCGGTCTCGGCGTGAACGAAGGCTCCTACCTGACGGAAGTGGTGCGCGGAGGTATCTCTTCGGTTGACAAGGGCCAGAAGGAAGCGGCCCACACGCTTGGCATGACGCCCGGACAGACCATGCGGCGCATCATCCTGCCGCAGACTTTGCGCCTGATCCTTCCCGTTCTTGGTAACAGCGCCATCGGCATGCTGAAGTTTTCCTCGCTCGCCGCCACCATTGCCATGGGCGAAATGCTGAACGCGGCGCAGCGCATCTACTTCATCAATGGCGCCGTCATCGAACTGCTGTTCGTCTGCGCCGTCTGGTACCTGGCGGGGACCACGGTTCTCTCCATCGGCCAATATTATCTCGAGCGTCATTTCGGCCGCGATGCCGTAACCGCAACCAGCGAGCGCCGCTGGTTCAAAGGATGGGCGCGTCGTCCCGCCACCACAGGTGCAGCATGA
- a CDS encoding sugar phosphate isomerase/epimerase family protein, translating to MKTIKGPGLFLAQFAGDAAPFNSWDAITKWAADCGYKGVQVPSWDARLIDLRQAATSKTYCDEFAGTARDNGVEVTELSTHLQGQLVAVHPAYDEAFDGFAAPEVRGNPKARQAWAVEQVKLALTASKNLGLNAMASFSGALAWPFVYPWPQRPAGLVETAFDELAKRWKPILDHAEENGVDICYEIHPGEDLHDGITYEMFLERTGNHARACMLYDPSHYVLQCLDYLDNIDIYKDRIRMFHVKDAEFNPTGRQGVYGGYQGWVNRAGRFRSLGDGQVDFGAVFSKMAANDFSGWAVVEWECALKHPEDGACEGADFVKHHIIRVTEKAFDDFAGGGTDEAANRRMLGI from the coding sequence ATGAAGACGATCAAGGGGCCAGGGCTCTTTCTTGCGCAATTTGCCGGCGATGCGGCGCCGTTCAACTCCTGGGATGCGATCACCAAATGGGCGGCCGACTGCGGCTACAAGGGTGTGCAGGTTCCAAGCTGGGATGCACGGCTGATCGATCTCAGACAAGCCGCGACCTCCAAGACCTATTGCGATGAGTTTGCGGGTACTGCGCGCGACAACGGCGTCGAAGTGACCGAGCTTTCGACCCATCTGCAGGGCCAGCTGGTCGCCGTGCATCCGGCCTATGACGAAGCCTTCGATGGTTTCGCGGCACCCGAGGTGCGCGGCAATCCCAAGGCGCGGCAGGCCTGGGCGGTGGAGCAGGTGAAGCTGGCGCTGACCGCCTCGAAGAACCTCGGGCTGAACGCGATGGCGAGCTTCTCTGGCGCGCTTGCCTGGCCCTTCGTCTATCCCTGGCCGCAGCGGCCGGCCGGCCTTGTCGAGACCGCCTTTGACGAACTGGCGAAGCGCTGGAAGCCGATCCTCGATCATGCCGAGGAGAACGGCGTCGACATCTGCTACGAAATCCATCCGGGCGAAGACCTGCACGACGGCATCACCTACGAGATGTTCCTGGAGCGCACCGGCAACCATGCCCGCGCCTGCATGCTCTACGACCCCTCGCACTATGTGCTGCAGTGCCTCGACTATCTCGACAACATCGACATCTACAAGGATCGCATCCGGATGTTCCACGTCAAGGATGCCGAGTTCAATCCGACCGGGCGCCAGGGCGTCTATGGCGGCTACCAGGGCTGGGTCAACCGGGCCGGGCGCTTCCGGTCATTGGGTGATGGCCAGGTGGATTTCGGTGCGGTGTTCTCGAAGATGGCCGCCAATGATTTCTCCGGCTGGGCCGTGGTCGAGTGGGAATGCGCGCTGAAACATCCGGAAGATGGTGCGTGCGAGGGTGCCGACTTCGTCAAGCACCACATCATCCGCGTCACCGAAAAAGCCTTTGACGACTTTGCCGGTGGCGGCACCGACGAGGCGGCCAACCGGCGCATGCTGGGTATCTGA
- a CDS encoding NAD(P)/FAD-dependent oxidoreductase — MTISIVLGAGMVGVSTALALQENGHHVVLLDRKAPGRETSFGNAGIIQTEAVEPYAFPRSVIDIARVALKRGNDVDWRLRDMPRLAEPLWRYFAQSAPAPYARTIAAYSQLALRASDDHARFIEPAGAGDLIARQGWRAVYRSPVTFDAAAIAADRLKTVYGVPSDVLGTDELAASEPALQRRLAGAVHWTSPWTCRDPGELVARYAALFVARGGTLVRGDAMTLRQDGAAWRVSSEDGVVCAENAVVALGPWSPTLAKTFGYRIPMVFKRGYHRHFAGHDGPRVPMLDVDNATLVAPMNAGWRVLTGAHMAPPGTAPASRQIRHAANAARELFGLREPVETAPWSGTRPCMPDMLPVVGPTRHKGLWFHFGHGHQGFTLGPTTAFLLAEQIEGRHGNPLALSLTPSARGWA, encoded by the coding sequence GGCACCATGTAGTGCTCTTGGATCGCAAGGCGCCGGGGCGGGAAACCAGCTTCGGCAATGCCGGCATCATCCAGACCGAAGCCGTCGAACCCTACGCCTTCCCTCGCTCTGTGATCGACATCGCGAGGGTTGCGCTGAAGCGCGGCAACGACGTCGACTGGAGGCTGCGTGATATGCCGCGGCTGGCGGAGCCACTCTGGCGCTATTTCGCTCAGTCTGCGCCTGCGCCCTACGCGAGAACCATCGCCGCCTATTCGCAGTTGGCGTTGCGTGCGAGCGACGATCACGCGCGCTTCATCGAACCCGCCGGGGCTGGCGACCTGATTGCCCGCCAGGGCTGGCGCGCGGTCTATCGTTCGCCCGTGACATTCGATGCGGCAGCCATCGCCGCGGACCGGCTGAAGACTGTCTACGGTGTGCCGTCAGACGTGCTTGGGACAGACGAGCTCGCAGCAAGCGAGCCCGCGCTACAGCGCCGGCTCGCCGGTGCCGTCCATTGGACCTCACCCTGGACCTGCCGTGATCCGGGAGAGTTGGTTGCGCGCTACGCCGCACTCTTCGTCGCGCGCGGCGGTACGTTGGTCCGCGGTGACGCCATGACCTTGCGGCAAGATGGCGCCGCCTGGCGCGTATCGTCCGAGGATGGTGTGGTGTGCGCCGAAAACGCGGTCGTTGCCTTGGGGCCATGGTCGCCGACGCTCGCGAAGACCTTCGGTTATCGCATACCCATGGTGTTCAAGCGCGGCTACCACAGGCATTTTGCAGGCCATGACGGGCCGCGCGTGCCGATGTTGGATGTCGACAATGCCACGCTGGTTGCACCGATGAACGCGGGATGGCGGGTATTGACCGGTGCGCATATGGCACCGCCGGGCACTGCGCCTGCATCGCGACAGATACGGCACGCCGCCAATGCCGCGCGCGAACTTTTTGGCCTGCGCGAGCCTGTCGAAACCGCGCCGTGGTCGGGCACCCGCCCTTGCATGCCTGACATGCTGCCTGTCGTCGGTCCGACGCGTCATAAGGGCCTGTGGTTCCATTTTGGCCACGGCCACCAGGGCTTCACATTGGGTCCGACGACCGCGTTCCTCCTGGCGGAACAGATCGAGGGGAGACATGGCAATCCGCTCGCCCTGTCCCTGACGCCATCCGCTCGAGGCTGGGCGTAG
- a CDS encoding BtpA/SgcQ family protein — protein sequence MSRFGETFTTQKPILGMLHLAGDGPAAKLAQAEEEARIMAGEGVDGVVVENYFGGAEDVERVLDRLFGFDLGTRIGVNVLRDDARAFALAKQYPVSFIQVDSVAGHLPLDADEPFATELAARREDVSALLLGGVRFKYQPVLSGRPESEDVRIGASRCDGLVVTSDATGQPTDLDKVARFRAATGGATPLLIGAGLTEANAAKQLAKADGAVVGSWFKHDHKDTGRVEVAHVAGLMRVVRAIRSDA from the coding sequence ATGAGCCGCTTCGGCGAGACCTTCACGACACAGAAACCGATCCTCGGCATGCTGCACCTCGCCGGTGATGGCCCCGCGGCCAAGCTCGCCCAGGCCGAAGAAGAGGCCCGCATCATGGCCGGCGAAGGCGTGGACGGGGTCGTGGTCGAGAACTATTTCGGCGGTGCCGAAGACGTCGAGCGGGTGTTGGACCGGCTATTCGGGTTTGATCTCGGCACCCGCATCGGGGTCAATGTGCTGCGAGACGATGCGCGCGCTTTTGCACTCGCCAAACAATATCCCGTTTCCTTCATCCAGGTGGATTCCGTCGCCGGGCACCTGCCGCTAGATGCGGACGAACCCTTTGCGACCGAACTCGCGGCGCGCCGGGAGGACGTTTCGGCGTTGCTGCTCGGTGGCGTGCGTTTCAAGTACCAGCCGGTGCTGTCCGGTAGGCCGGAGTCGGAAGATGTCCGCATCGGTGCATCGCGCTGCGACGGTCTGGTCGTCACGTCGGACGCCACCGGCCAGCCGACCGACCTGGACAAGGTCGCGCGCTTCCGCGCAGCAACCGGCGGTGCGACGCCGCTTCTGATCGGCGCTGGCCTCACCGAAGCCAATGCCGCCAAGCAGTTGGCGAAGGCCGATGGCGCCGTCGTCGGCAGCTGGTTCAAGCACGACCACAAGGACACCGGCCGCGTTGAAGTAGCCCATGTCGCCGGGCTGATGCGTGTCGTGCGCGCAATCAGGAGCGACGCGTGA
- a CDS encoding GntR family transcriptional regulator, giving the protein MTHPSMPDASTIAANGNPDDRLSRLRLDLYSSEQLYRQLYRALRAAILSGDFSEGEAIPSENQLRDQFGIARTTVRNAMALLVSEGLVQQVRGRGTIVSHRPISHNIWNFGSFSELARRQGQRPVTRVLEHRVENGELLLVRARGLANGDTVTWLNVDTSQLDLSLYPGIERYDFAAQSLYEVLRRDYDRHPLRSELLLTVVPASERLREVFVPAPEVPGYLCASGDVLDADDRLVERTSIVYSPAVQMKFATRWGRETAPTSATQENKT; this is encoded by the coding sequence TTGACCCATCCTTCCATGCCAGACGCCTCCACCATCGCAGCAAACGGAAATCCGGACGACAGACTGTCCCGGCTGCGCCTCGATCTCTATTCGAGTGAGCAGCTCTACCGGCAGCTCTATCGGGCGCTGCGCGCCGCGATCCTGAGCGGTGATTTCTCCGAAGGCGAAGCCATTCCCTCGGAGAACCAGTTGCGCGACCAGTTCGGCATTGCCCGAACGACCGTGCGCAACGCGATGGCGCTTCTGGTTTCGGAGGGTTTGGTCCAGCAGGTTCGCGGCCGCGGGACGATCGTGTCGCACCGCCCGATCAGCCACAACATCTGGAACTTCGGCAGCTTCTCGGAACTCGCCCGCAGACAGGGACAGCGCCCGGTAACCCGGGTGCTCGAACATCGGGTGGAAAACGGCGAGCTGCTCCTGGTGCGCGCCCGTGGGCTTGCCAACGGCGACACTGTGACCTGGCTGAACGTCGACACATCGCAGCTCGATCTTTCCCTTTATCCGGGCATCGAGCGCTACGATTTCGCGGCGCAATCGCTCTATGAGGTCTTGCGCCGCGACTATGACCGCCACCCCTTGCGTTCGGAACTGCTGCTGACTGTCGTTCCGGCTTCCGAGCGCCTGCGGGAGGTCTTTGTCCCGGCACCTGAGGTGCCGGGCTATCTTTGCGCCAGCGGAGACGTACTCGACGCCGACGACCGGTTGGTCGAGCGCACGTCGATCGTCTACTCGCCGGCAGTCCAGATGAAATTCGCAACGCGCTGGGGGCGCGAGACCGCGCCGACTAGCGCGACGCAGGAGAACAAGACATGA